A window of Equus przewalskii isolate Varuska chromosome 18, EquPr2, whole genome shotgun sequence contains these coding sequences:
- the EPHB3 gene encoding ephrin type-B receptor 3 isoform X1 gives MARTRPPPPPPPPPGLLPLLPPLLLLPLLLPAGCRALEETLMDTKWVTSELAWTSHPESGWEEVSGYDEAMNPIRTYQVCNVRESSQNNWLRTGFIWRRDVQRVYVELKFTVRDCNSIPNIPGSCKETFNLFYYEADSDVASASSPFWMENPYVKVDTIAPDESFSRLDAGRVNTKVRSFGPLSKAGFYLAFQDQGACMSLISVRAFYKKCASTTAGFALFPETLTGAEPTSLVIAPGTCIANAVEVSVPLKLYCNGDGEWMVPVGACTCATGHEPAAKESQCRPCPPGSYKAKQGEGPCLPCPPNSRTTSPAASICTCHNNFYRADSDSADSACTTVPSPPRGVISNVNETSLILEWSEPRDLGGRDDLLYNVICKKCHGGPGAGGPSACSRCDDNVEFVPRQLGLTERRVHISHLLAHTRYTFEVQAVNGVSGKSPLPPRYAAVNITTNQAAPSEVPTLHLHSSSGSSLTLSWAPPERPNGVILDYEMKYFEKSEGIASTVTSQKNSVQLDGLRPDARYVVQVRARTVAGYGQYSHPAEFETTSERGSGAQQLQEQLPLIVGSATAGLVFVVAVVVIAVVCLRKQRHGSDSEYTEKLQQYITPGMKVYIDPFTYEDPNEAVREFAKEIDVSCVKIEEVIGAGEFGEVCRGRLKQPGRREVFVAIKTLKVGYTERQRRDFLSEASIMGQFDHPNIIRLEGVVTKSRPVMILTEFMENCALDSFLRLNDGQFTVIQLVGMLRGIAAGMKYLSEMNYVHRDLAARNILVNSNLVCKVSDFGLSRFLEDDPSDPTYTSSLGGKIPIRWTAPEAIAYRKFTSASDVWSYGIVMWEVMSYGERPYWDMSNQDVINAVEQDYRLPPPMDCPTALHQLMLDCWVRDRNLRPKFSQIVNTLDKLIRNAASLKVIASAQSGMSQPLLDRTVPDYTTFTTVGDWLDAIKMGRYKESFVSAGFASFDLVAQMTAEDLLRIGVTLAGHQKKILSSIQDMRLQMNQTLPVQV, from the exons AGACCCTCATGGACACAAAATGGGTGACATCTGAGTTGGCATGGACATCTCATCCAGAAAGTGGG TGGGAAGAGGTGAGTGGCTACGATGAGGCCATGAACCCCATCCGCACATACCAGGTGTGTAATGTGCGTGAATCAAGCCAGAACAACTGGCTTCGCACGGGGTTCATCTGGCGGCGGGACGTGCAGCGGGTCTACGTGGAGCTCAAGTTCACGGTGCGCGACTGCAACAGCATCCCCAACATCCCTGGCTCCTGCAAGGAGACCTTCAACCTGTTCTACTACGAGGCTGACAGCGATgtggcctcagcctcctccccctTCTGGATGGAGAACCCCTACGTGAAAGTGGACACCATCGCGCCCGATGAGAGCTTCTCGCGGCTCGATGCCGGCCGTGTGAACACCAAGGTGCGCAGCTTCGGGCCACTCTCCAAGGCCGGCTTCTACTTGGCCTTCCAGGACCAGGGCGCCTGCATGTCGCTCATCTCCGTGCGTGCCTTCTACAAGAAGTGTGCATCCACCACCGCGGGCTTCGCCCTCTTCCCTGAGACCCTCACTGGGGCAGAGCCCACCTCACTGGTCATCGCCCCCGGCACCTGCATCGCTAACGCTGTGGAGGTGTCGGTGCCGCTCAAGCTTTACTGCAATGGTGACGGAGAGTGGATGGTGCCTGTGGGCGCCTGCACCTGTGCCACCGGCCACGAGCCAGCTGCCAAGGAGTCCCAGTGCCGCC CCTGTCCCCCTGGGAGCTACAAGGCGAAGCAGGGAGAGGGGCCCTGCCTTCCCTGCCCCCCCAACAGCCGCACCACCTCGCCAGCCGCCAGCATCTGCACCTGCCACAATAACTTCTACCGCGCAGATTCCGACTCTGCAGACAGTGCCTGTACCA CGGTGCCCTCTCCACCCCGGGGTGTCATCTCCAATGTGAATGAGACCTCGCTGATCCTCGAGTGGAGCGAGCCCCGGGACCTGGGTGGCCGGGACGACCTCCTGTACAACGTCATCTGCAAGAAGTGCCATGGGGGCCCCGGGGCCGGGGGTCCCTCAGCCTGCTCCCGCTGTGATGACAACGTGGAGTTTGTGCCTCGGCAGCTGGGCCTCACAGAGCGGCGGGTGCACATCAGCCATCTGCTGGCCCACACGCGCTACACCTTTGAGGTGCAAGCAGTCAACGGGGTCTCGGGCAAGAGCCCTCTGCCTCCCCGCTACGCTGCTGTGAATATCACCACCAACCAGGCTG CCCCGTCCGAAGTGCCTACATTACACCTGCACAGCAGCTCAGGCAGCAGCCTGACCTTGTCCTGGGCACCCCCAGAGCGGCCCAACGGAGTCATCCTGGACTACGAGATGAAGTACTTTGAGAAG AGTGAGGGCATTGCCTCCACAgtgaccagccagaagaactcaGTGCAGCTGGACGGGCTGCGGCCCGATGCCCGCTATGTGGTCCAGGTCCGCGCCCGCACAGTAGCTGGCTATGGGCAGTATAGCCACCCGGCCGAGTTTGAAACCACAAGTGAGAGAG GCTCCGGTGCCCAGCAGCTCCAGGAGCAGCTTCCCCTCATAGTGGGTTCTGCCACGGCTGGGCTTGTCTTCGTGGTGGCTGTTGTGGTCATTGCTGTCGTCTGCCTCAG GAAGCAGCGGCACGGCTCTGATTCCGAGTACACCGAGAAGCTGCAGCAATACA TTACTCCTGGAATGAAGGTTTATATTGACCCTTTCACCTACGAGGACCCTAATGAAGCCGTGCGAGAGTTTGCCAAGGAGATCGACGTGTCCTGTGTCAAGATCGAGGAGGTGATTGGAGCTG GGGAGTTTGGGGAAGTGTGCCGCGGTCGGCTGAAACAGCCTGGCCGCCGGGAGGTGTTTGTGGCCATCAAGACGCTGAAGGTGGGCTACACAGAGAGGCAACGGAGGGACTTCCTGAGCGAGGCCTCCATCATGGGTCAGTTTGACCACCCCAACATAATCCGCCTGGAGGGCGTGGTCACCAAAAGTCGGCCAGTCATGATCCTCACCGAGTTCATGGAGAATTGCGCCCTGGACTCCTTCCTCCGG CTCAACGACGGACAGTTTACGGTCATCCAGCTGGTGGGCATGTTGCGGGGCATTGCTGCCGGCATGAAGTACCTGTCTGAGATGAACTACGTGCACCGAGACCTGGCTGCCCGCAACATCCTTGTCAACAGCAACCTGGTCTGCAAAGTCTCAGACTTCGGCCTCTCCCGCTTCCTGGAGGATGACCCCTCCGATCCTACCTACACCAGCTCCCTG GGCGGGAAGATCCCCATCCGCTGGACTGCCCCAGAGGCGATAGCCTATCGGAAGTTCACCTCTGCTAGTGACGTCTGGAGCTATGGGATCGTCATGTGGGAGGTCATGAGCTATGGAGAGCGACCGTACTGGGACATGAGCAACCAGGAT GTCATCAATGCTGTGGAGCAGGATTACCGGCTGCCCCCGCCCATGGACTGCCCCACAGCACTGCACCAGCTCATGCTGGACTGCTGGGTGCGGGACCGGAACCTCAGGCCCAAATTCTCCCAGATTGTCAACACCCTAGACAAGCTCATCCGCAACGCCGCTAGCCTCAAGGTCATCGCCAGCGCCCAGTCTGG CATGTCACAACCCCTCCTGGACCGCACGGTCCCAGATTATACGACCTTCACGACAGTTGGTGACTGGCTGGATGCCATCAAGATGGGGCGGTACAAGGAGAGCTTCGTCAGCGCGGGGTTTGCATCCTTTGACCTGGTGGCCCAGATGACCGCAGA AGACCTGCTACGGATCGGGGTCACCTTGGCCGGCCATCAGAAGAAGATCCTCAGCAGTATCCAGGACATGCGGCTGCAGATGAACCAGACGCTGCCCGTGCAGGTCTGA
- the EPHB3 gene encoding ephrin type-B receptor 3 isoform X2, with protein MARTRPPPPPPPPPGLLPLLPPLLLLPLLLPAGCRALEETLMDTKWVTSELAWTSHPESGWEEVSGYDEAMNPIRTYQVCNVRESSQNNWLRTGFIWRRDVQRVYVELKFTVRDCNSIPNIPGSCKETFNLFYYEADSDVASASSPFWMENPYVKVDTIAPDESFSRLDAGRVNTKVRSFGPLSKAGFYLAFQDQGACMSLISVRAFYKKCASTTAGFALFPETLTGAEPTSLVIAPGTCIANAVEVSVPLKLYCNGDGEWMVPVGACTCATGHEPAAKESQCRPCPPGSYKAKQGEGPCLPCPPNSRTTSPAASICTCHNNFYRADSDSADSACTTVPSPPRGVISNVNETSLILEWSEPRDLGGRDDLLYNVICKKCHGGPGAGGPSACSRCDDNVEFVPRQLGLTERRVHISHLLAHTRYTFEVQAVNGVSGKSPLPPRYAAVNITTNQAAPSEVPTLHLHSSSGSSLTLSWAPPERPNGVILDYEMKYFEKSEGIASTVTSQKNSVQLDGLRPDARYVVQVRARTVAGYGQYSHPAEFETTSSGAQQLQEQLPLIVGSATAGLVFVVAVVVIAVVCLRKQRHGSDSEYTEKLQQYITPGMKVYIDPFTYEDPNEAVREFAKEIDVSCVKIEEVIGAGEFGEVCRGRLKQPGRREVFVAIKTLKVGYTERQRRDFLSEASIMGQFDHPNIIRLEGVVTKSRPVMILTEFMENCALDSFLRLNDGQFTVIQLVGMLRGIAAGMKYLSEMNYVHRDLAARNILVNSNLVCKVSDFGLSRFLEDDPSDPTYTSSLGGKIPIRWTAPEAIAYRKFTSASDVWSYGIVMWEVMSYGERPYWDMSNQDVINAVEQDYRLPPPMDCPTALHQLMLDCWVRDRNLRPKFSQIVNTLDKLIRNAASLKVIASAQSGMSQPLLDRTVPDYTTFTTVGDWLDAIKMGRYKESFVSAGFASFDLVAQMTAEDLLRIGVTLAGHQKKILSSIQDMRLQMNQTLPVQV; from the exons AGACCCTCATGGACACAAAATGGGTGACATCTGAGTTGGCATGGACATCTCATCCAGAAAGTGGG TGGGAAGAGGTGAGTGGCTACGATGAGGCCATGAACCCCATCCGCACATACCAGGTGTGTAATGTGCGTGAATCAAGCCAGAACAACTGGCTTCGCACGGGGTTCATCTGGCGGCGGGACGTGCAGCGGGTCTACGTGGAGCTCAAGTTCACGGTGCGCGACTGCAACAGCATCCCCAACATCCCTGGCTCCTGCAAGGAGACCTTCAACCTGTTCTACTACGAGGCTGACAGCGATgtggcctcagcctcctccccctTCTGGATGGAGAACCCCTACGTGAAAGTGGACACCATCGCGCCCGATGAGAGCTTCTCGCGGCTCGATGCCGGCCGTGTGAACACCAAGGTGCGCAGCTTCGGGCCACTCTCCAAGGCCGGCTTCTACTTGGCCTTCCAGGACCAGGGCGCCTGCATGTCGCTCATCTCCGTGCGTGCCTTCTACAAGAAGTGTGCATCCACCACCGCGGGCTTCGCCCTCTTCCCTGAGACCCTCACTGGGGCAGAGCCCACCTCACTGGTCATCGCCCCCGGCACCTGCATCGCTAACGCTGTGGAGGTGTCGGTGCCGCTCAAGCTTTACTGCAATGGTGACGGAGAGTGGATGGTGCCTGTGGGCGCCTGCACCTGTGCCACCGGCCACGAGCCAGCTGCCAAGGAGTCCCAGTGCCGCC CCTGTCCCCCTGGGAGCTACAAGGCGAAGCAGGGAGAGGGGCCCTGCCTTCCCTGCCCCCCCAACAGCCGCACCACCTCGCCAGCCGCCAGCATCTGCACCTGCCACAATAACTTCTACCGCGCAGATTCCGACTCTGCAGACAGTGCCTGTACCA CGGTGCCCTCTCCACCCCGGGGTGTCATCTCCAATGTGAATGAGACCTCGCTGATCCTCGAGTGGAGCGAGCCCCGGGACCTGGGTGGCCGGGACGACCTCCTGTACAACGTCATCTGCAAGAAGTGCCATGGGGGCCCCGGGGCCGGGGGTCCCTCAGCCTGCTCCCGCTGTGATGACAACGTGGAGTTTGTGCCTCGGCAGCTGGGCCTCACAGAGCGGCGGGTGCACATCAGCCATCTGCTGGCCCACACGCGCTACACCTTTGAGGTGCAAGCAGTCAACGGGGTCTCGGGCAAGAGCCCTCTGCCTCCCCGCTACGCTGCTGTGAATATCACCACCAACCAGGCTG CCCCGTCCGAAGTGCCTACATTACACCTGCACAGCAGCTCAGGCAGCAGCCTGACCTTGTCCTGGGCACCCCCAGAGCGGCCCAACGGAGTCATCCTGGACTACGAGATGAAGTACTTTGAGAAG AGTGAGGGCATTGCCTCCACAgtgaccagccagaagaactcaGTGCAGCTGGACGGGCTGCGGCCCGATGCCCGCTATGTGGTCCAGGTCCGCGCCCGCACAGTAGCTGGCTATGGGCAGTATAGCCACCCGGCCGAGTTTGAAACCACAA GCTCCGGTGCCCAGCAGCTCCAGGAGCAGCTTCCCCTCATAGTGGGTTCTGCCACGGCTGGGCTTGTCTTCGTGGTGGCTGTTGTGGTCATTGCTGTCGTCTGCCTCAG GAAGCAGCGGCACGGCTCTGATTCCGAGTACACCGAGAAGCTGCAGCAATACA TTACTCCTGGAATGAAGGTTTATATTGACCCTTTCACCTACGAGGACCCTAATGAAGCCGTGCGAGAGTTTGCCAAGGAGATCGACGTGTCCTGTGTCAAGATCGAGGAGGTGATTGGAGCTG GGGAGTTTGGGGAAGTGTGCCGCGGTCGGCTGAAACAGCCTGGCCGCCGGGAGGTGTTTGTGGCCATCAAGACGCTGAAGGTGGGCTACACAGAGAGGCAACGGAGGGACTTCCTGAGCGAGGCCTCCATCATGGGTCAGTTTGACCACCCCAACATAATCCGCCTGGAGGGCGTGGTCACCAAAAGTCGGCCAGTCATGATCCTCACCGAGTTCATGGAGAATTGCGCCCTGGACTCCTTCCTCCGG CTCAACGACGGACAGTTTACGGTCATCCAGCTGGTGGGCATGTTGCGGGGCATTGCTGCCGGCATGAAGTACCTGTCTGAGATGAACTACGTGCACCGAGACCTGGCTGCCCGCAACATCCTTGTCAACAGCAACCTGGTCTGCAAAGTCTCAGACTTCGGCCTCTCCCGCTTCCTGGAGGATGACCCCTCCGATCCTACCTACACCAGCTCCCTG GGCGGGAAGATCCCCATCCGCTGGACTGCCCCAGAGGCGATAGCCTATCGGAAGTTCACCTCTGCTAGTGACGTCTGGAGCTATGGGATCGTCATGTGGGAGGTCATGAGCTATGGAGAGCGACCGTACTGGGACATGAGCAACCAGGAT GTCATCAATGCTGTGGAGCAGGATTACCGGCTGCCCCCGCCCATGGACTGCCCCACAGCACTGCACCAGCTCATGCTGGACTGCTGGGTGCGGGACCGGAACCTCAGGCCCAAATTCTCCCAGATTGTCAACACCCTAGACAAGCTCATCCGCAACGCCGCTAGCCTCAAGGTCATCGCCAGCGCCCAGTCTGG CATGTCACAACCCCTCCTGGACCGCACGGTCCCAGATTATACGACCTTCACGACAGTTGGTGACTGGCTGGATGCCATCAAGATGGGGCGGTACAAGGAGAGCTTCGTCAGCGCGGGGTTTGCATCCTTTGACCTGGTGGCCCAGATGACCGCAGA AGACCTGCTACGGATCGGGGTCACCTTGGCCGGCCATCAGAAGAAGATCCTCAGCAGTATCCAGGACATGCGGCTGCAGATGAACCAGACGCTGCCCGTGCAGGTCTGA